From Salvelinus namaycush isolate Seneca chromosome 2, SaNama_1.0, whole genome shotgun sequence, one genomic window encodes:
- the LOC120017568 gene encoding adenylate cyclase type 9-like produces the protein MKTYLISGRKIEHAQCGCSQDILTPCPRPHTSALVPGGAAALCVSCTVSGEQTEEGAGLNGCQDEHKTNSAKFTPGCSPRALNGILSPPLEDSVMASQSSLCDMLQEKEKKTSTGTGTGTSLGMGGPGGAGPGGTGMDHSALIPLRSKNFREKSDVHFVDVIKEDSLMKDYFFKPPINKLSLNFLERPLETAYRISYQEEVETQAPVQTFASPTFSSFLDVLLSCSVFLALTLACFLVPMVTMESPPATVLGLATAAGLLELVSLVLSIRMTFYLDNVLSCTQTLLRVVSGWIPRHVIGAVLVSLPAVSVFSHLACSLHLPIQVTMFLCCAVTIAIIQYCNFCQLSFWMRSALATAVGVALLVLLHSPLNRTGSSNDSSPAMGNLTNETWSTPEPRPDAMDPMRPLDLLVPEAVLTYFLLLLLVWFLNHEFEVSYRLHYHGNIEADKHRVKIQNMRDQADWLLGNIIPIHVAEQLKVTQSYSKNHDNAGVIFASIVNFSEFYEESYEGGKECYRVLNELIGDFDELLRKPDFANVEKIKTIGATYMAASGLNPQQCIDDSHPNSNHLRALFDFALEMMGVLDDFNKNMLGFGFKLRIGFNHGPLTAGVIGTTKLLYDIWGDTVNIASRMDSTGVECRVQVSEESHSALSRMGLEFDYRGTVNVKGKGQMRTFLYPRSTERGGQLLAEPWLQPHQLVAVLPPVKPVQSQAAVGPVGEGDTVKTTKSDAGANAPAPPPLSSSYTPPTSSSSSTFTPQASSIGPPGAPSGLGPEPGPAKPCGVRADRAEGYRDAPPTPPGIPQTGAGHPLATGTDPHPLTLDLDPELVPCTLAQPEEEEEEEANELTKLNKEDFMSRL, from the exons ATGAAGACCTACCTGATCTCAGGGAGGAAGATAGAGCATGCTCAGTGTGGTTGTTCTCAGGACATCCTGACCCCGTGCCCTCGCCCCCACACCTCTGCCCTCGTGCCTGGGGGGGCTGCTGCCCTCTGTGTGTCCTGCACTGTGAGTGGGGAGCAGACAGAGGAGGGGGCCGGACTCAATGGATGCCAGGATGAACATAAGACTAACAGCGCCAAG TTTACTCCAGGCTGCAGCCCCAGGGCTCTGAATGGCATTCTCAGTCCTCCACTGGAGGACTCGGTGATGGCCAGCCAGAGCTCTCTATGTGACATGCTCCAGGAGAAAGAAAAGAAGACCAGTACGGGCACAGGGACGGGTACCAGCCTCGGTATGGGGGGTCCAGGAGGGGCGGGACCGGGGGGCACAGGCATGGACCACTCCGCCCTCATCCCGCTACGCTCCAAGAACTTCAGGGAGAAGAGTGACGTCCATTTTGTTGATGTCATCAAGGAGGACAG TCTGATGAAGGACTACTTCTTCAAGCCTCCCATCAACAAGCTGAGCCTCAACTTCCTGGAGAGACCTCTGGAGACAGCCTACCGCATCAGCTACCAGGAGGag gtggaGACCCAGGCCCCAGTGCAGACCTTCGCCAGCCCTACCTTCAGCTCCTTCCTGGATGTTCTCCTATCCTGCTCTGTGTTCCTCGCCCTCACCTTGGCCTGCTTCCTGGTTCCCATGGTCACCATGGAGTCGCCTCCGGCAACCGTCCTGGGATTGGCTACCGCTGCTGGTCTGTTAGAGCTGGTCTCCCTGGTGCTGTCCATACg TATGACGTTCTACCTGGACAACGTGTTGAGCTGTACCCAGACCTTGCTGAGGGTGGTGTCAGGCTGGATCCCCCGTCATGTGATCGGGGCCGTGCTGGTCTCACTTCCTGCCGTGTCCGTGTTCTCACACCTCGCCTGCAGCCTCCACCTGCCCATCCAG GTAACCATGTTCCTGTGCTGTGCAGTGACCATAGCCATCATCCAGTACTGTAACTTCTGCCAGCTGAGTTTCTGGATGAGATCTGCCCTGGCCACGGCTGTTGGTGTGGCTCTACTAGTGCTGCTCCACAGCCCCCTCAACAGGACAGG CTCCAGTAATGACAGTTCTCCAGCGATGGG TAATCTCACCAATGAGACATGGTCCACTCCAGAACCACGTCCAGACGCCATGGACCCCATGAGACCCCTAGACCTACTGGTCCCAGAAGCAGTACTCACCTACTTCCTCCTCCTTCTATTGGTCTGGTTTTTGAACCACGAGTTCGAGGTCAGCTACCGTCTCCATTACCACGGCAACATAGAGGCCGACAAGCACCGCGTCAAGATCCAGAACATGCGGGACCAGGCAGACTGGTTGCTAGGCAACATCATCCCAATCCACGTTGCCGAGCAGCTCAAGGTGACCCAGTCGTACTCCAAAAATCACGACAACGCCGGGGTCATCTTTGCGAGTATTGTGAATTTTTCTGAATTCTACGAGGAAAGTTACGAAGGCGGGAAGGAGTGTTATCGAGTGCTCAATGAGCTCATCGGCGACTTCGATGAGTTGCTACGGAAACCGGACTTCGCCAACGTGGAGAAGATCAAGACGATCGGCGCCACGTACATGGCGGCGTCCGGGCTGAACCCTCAGCAGTGCATTGACGACTCCCACCCCAACTCTAACCACCTGAGGGCGCTGTTCGACTTTGCCCTCGAGATGATGGGTGTTTTGGACGACTTCAATAAAAACATGCTAGGCTTTGGGTTTAAGCTCCGTATCGGGTTCAATCATGGTCCCCTGACGGCGGGGGTGATCGGCACTACCAAGTTGCTCTACGACATCTGGGGAGACACAGTGAATATTGCGAGTCGCATGGACTCTACAGGGGTGGAGTGTCGGGTACAGGTGAGTGAGGAGAGCCACTCGGCGCTCAGCAGAATGGGATTAGAGTTCGACTACCGCGGTACCGTCAACGTCAAGGGCAAAGGTCAAATGAGGACCTTCCTGTATCCCAGGAGCACTGAAAGAGGTGGGCAGCTATTGGCTGAACCTTGGCTACAGCCACATCAATTAGTTGCTGTTTTGCCCCCGGTGAAACCTGTCCAATCACAGGCAGCCGTTGGACCCGTGGGGGAAGGAGACACCGTTAAAACAACCAAGTCTGATGCAGGTGCCAATGCGCCAGCTCCTCCTCCTTTATCCTCTTCTTAcactcctcccacctcctcctcttcctccacattCACCCCCCAAGCCTCTTCCATAGGACCTCCTGGAGCTCCTTCAGGACTAGGGCCAGAGCCAGGCCCGGCCAAGCCCTGCGGGGTGAGGGCAGATCGGGCAGAGGGGTACAGGGATGCTCCTCCAACCCCACCAGGAATCCCCCAAACTGGGGCTGGCCACCCCCTTGCTACGGGCACGGACCCTCACCCCCTTACCCTGGACCTAGACCCGGAGCTAGTACCCTGTACCTTGGCACAgcctgaggaagaggaggaggaggaagcaaATGAGCTGACAAAGCTCAATAAGGAGGATTTCATGTCACGCCTTTGA